The genomic stretch ACACGCATCTCGCGAGCACGCCGACCTTCACGCCGCTCGATGACTTCGAGCACGGCACGCGCGCCGCGATCGCGGGCGGCGTGACGACGGTGTGCTCGATGGTCTATCAGGAGGGAACGCTGCGAGCGGGGATCGAGCGCGGCCTGCGGGATGCCGAGCGGTCGCTCGCGGACTTCGCGTTCCACGTCGTCGTGACCGATCCGAGCGACGCGGCCATCAGTGAGCTGCCCTCACTTGCGCGCGACGGGTACACCGGGCTCAAGCTGTTCATGGTCACACCACGCTTCGGCGACCGGATCACGGACTACGTCCGGCTCCTGCGCGCCGCTGCCGAAGCTGGGATGCTGACGGCGGTCCACGCCGAGGATCACGAGACGGTCGTGCGGGCCACAACGCTGCTGCACGCGGCCGGCCACGACGGCGTCCGCTACTTCCCCGAGAGCCGTCCCGCCACGGCCGAGGAGGTCGCGATCCGTGCAGCCGCAGAGCTCGCCGCGAAGACCGGCGCCGACATGTACTACGTGCACCTCTCGTCGCGGGTCGCCCTCGCGGCGCTCGCGGAGGCGAAGGCGCGCGGACTCCACGTCTATGGTGAAACGCGACCGCTGTACCTCCACCTCACGCGCGAGCGATTCGAGCGTCCCGACGCCGCGCTCTGGGTGGGGCAGCCACCGCTGCGCGAGCGCGAGGACGTCGACGCCATATGGGACGCGCTCCGCGGTGGGCTGCTCGATACGGTCGGCACCGATCACTACCCACACCGGCGCGCGGCAAAGCTCGCGCCGGGTCTCGCGTTCGATCGCGTCCCGCCGGGCGTCGCGAATCTCGAGACGCTTCTGCCGATGCTCTATTCAGAAGGAGTGCGCCGCGGGCGGCTCACGGTCGAGCGGATGGTCGATGTGCTCGCAACGTCGCCGGCGCGCATCGCCGGACTGCGTGGCAAGGGCGAGATCGCAATCGGTCGCGATGCCGACATCGTGATCTTCGATCCGGAGCGCACGCGCACGATCAAGTCGAGCGAGATGCATTCCAGCTGCGACTACGACCCGTTCGAGGGTTGGGAGGTCACGGGATGGCCGGCGGTCACGCTGCTCCGCGGCGAGGTCGCGTACGCGGAGGGCAAGATCCTCGCGCGGCCCGGTCAGGGACGCCTGGTCGCCCGTGCCCCGTCCCACAGACCGCCCTCCTAGACTCGCGATCGATGACGATCACCGCGCCCGCTCCCGTCAGCGTCGAACGTCTCGAGGCCCGCAGCCGCGAGCGGCTCGCGCGTGCCGAGTCGCTGCTACGACAGCTCGAGAGCACACGCGCGCCGTTCACCAAAGCGTCCGTGATCACTCCGCTCAACGATCTCCATGTCGAGCTGCACAACCTCATGGCGGAATGTGGCATCTACATCGCGATGCATCCCGACCGCCAAGTGCAACAGCTGGCGGAGAAGCTGCAGCGGGAGGGCAACGAGCTCGGTCAGCGGCAGCTGCAAAGCCGTGCAACGTATGACGCGCTCGGCGTGATCGAGCCTTCGTCCTTGGGCCCCGTGGAACGCCGTTTTGTCGAGATCTCGCGCATGGACATGCGGCGGGCCGGCGCCCTGCTCGGACCCGCCGAGCGCGACCGCGCCCGCGCGCTCCGCGCCGAACTCACCAAGCTGGGGCAAGACCACGCGCGCAACATCCGCGACGACACGCGCTACATCGCGCTCGAAGGCCCGCATGAACTCCACGGCCTGCCCGACGATTTCATCGCAACGCATAGGCACGGAGCGGACGGCGTCATCCGCATCAGCACCAATCCGCCAGACCACCAGCCGTTCATGACCTACGCGCACAGCGACCGCGCAAGGAAGGCGCTCCAGACCGCTTATCTCGAGCGCGCGCCTCAGAACGTCGAGGTGCTCGCCGCACTGACGCGGACGCGGCACGAGCTCGCGCGGCTGCTCGGCTATCCGACGTGGGCCCACTACAACCTCGAGGACCGGATGGTGGGGACGCCGGAAGCGCTCGAGCGCTTCTTCGCTGAGCTCGACGACGCCTCGGCGGACGCGGCGAAGGCGGAGCTCCAGGTCCTGCTCGAGGAAAAGCGCATCGACCATCCCGGCGCGACGACGATCGGCGACTGGGAGGGGGCCTATTACTTCAACCGCGTGAAGTCGAAGCGCTTCCACTTTGACGCGCAGGAGGTCCGTCCGTACCTCGAGTACGGCCGCGTCCGGCAGGCGATCCTCGACCTGAACAGCGAGCTCTTCGGCATGACCTTCTCTCCGGTCGTGGACGAGGAGCGCTGGCATCCGACCGTCGAGAGCTTCGACGTCACGATCG from Candidatus Limnocylindria bacterium encodes the following:
- a CDS encoding amidohydrolase family protein, whose protein sequence is MDLAIRGGTLVTAGGTGRADIGVRDGRIAAIGDVTHAARELDATGMLVLPGCVDLHTHLASTPTFTPLDDFEHGTRAAIAGGVTTVCSMVYQEGTLRAGIERGLRDAERSLADFAFHVVVTDPSDAAISELPSLARDGYTGLKLFMVTPRFGDRITDYVRLLRAAAEAGMLTAVHAEDHETVVRATTLLHAAGHDGVRYFPESRPATAEEVAIRAAAELAAKTGADMYYVHLSSRVALAALAEAKARGLHVYGETRPLYLHLTRERFERPDAALWVGQPPLREREDVDAIWDALRGGLLDTVGTDHYPHRRAAKLAPGLAFDRVPPGVANLETLLPMLYSEGVRRGRLTVERMVDVLATSPARIAGLRGKGEIAIGRDADIVIFDPERTRTIKSSEMHSSCDYDPFEGWEVTGWPAVTLLRGEVAYAEGKILARPGQGRLVARAPSHRPPS
- a CDS encoding M3 family metallopeptidase, translating into MTITAPAPVSVERLEARSRERLARAESLLRQLESTRAPFTKASVITPLNDLHVELHNLMAECGIYIAMHPDRQVQQLAEKLQREGNELGQRQLQSRATYDALGVIEPSSLGPVERRFVEISRMDMRRAGALLGPAERDRARALRAELTKLGQDHARNIRDDTRYIALEGPHELHGLPDDFIATHRHGADGVIRISTNPPDHQPFMTYAHSDRARKALQTAYLERAPQNVEVLAALTRTRHELARLLGYPTWAHYNLEDRMVGTPEALERFFAELDDASADAAKAELQVLLEEKRIDHPGATTIGDWEGAYYFNRVKSKRFHFDAQEVRPYLEYGRVRQAILDLNSELFGMTFSPVVDEERWHPTVESFDVTIDGESAGRISLDMHPREGKNKWFFNAPLRLGVGGKQSGHGVLCCNFPDPTTLSGPALMEHGQVVTYFHEFGHLVHGLARKSVPFVRISRTEGDFMEAPSTFLEDWIFDFKVLTRFAKHVDTGAPIPEELVQRLRAARSFGRASRTRQLLARSRLSLALHDGKRPGADPRVVEREINERYGLFERIPDTASPASWEHMDSDAYSAAYYTYLWSQTIAEDMHTAFDGDLMNTSVSRRYRDKILAPGGTKPAAELVRDFLGRPYDLRAFKAWVAGRD